The Kocuria flava nucleotide sequence ATCACCGAGGAGCGCCACCACTTCGGCTCCTGGTCGCGGGCGTGGACGGGTGTGAGGCGCAGGGACTGCAGCGCGGGGGAGGTCGTGGACATGAACTCCATCGTAGAGTGCAAGGGCCGAATCTGGAAGCGCTGTCACATCGTCGGTACTGATTTAACAACTATCACCGCAGGTCTAGACGGCCGATGTGTAATCGCTTACGGTGGTGATCTGACTCACTACTAATCTCCACGCCTTGCAGTCAGACGTTCCCGGTTTCCTGCTCCGTGCCGTGTTTCTGCTCATGAGCGTGGGTGCCAGAGTCGTCGACGAATCACCGGGGCCGATCTGAGATCGTACCACCGCGGACTCCCAGAGTCGGGGAGCCTTCGAAAGGAATCGCCATCATGTCTGCCGTCACCTACGACCATGTCACGTGCCAGTACCCCGGGGCCGAGCGCCCCTCGGTGTCCGACCTGAACCTTCAGATCGCCGAGGGGGAGTTCCTCGTCCTGGTCGGCCCGTCGGGGTGTGGGAAGTCCACCACCTTGCGGATGCTGGCCGGACTGGAGGAGGTGACCGGAGGGCGGATCCTTATCGGGGACCGCGATGTCACCGACGTTCCCTCCCGGGACCGCGACATCGCGATGGTCTTCCAGAACTACGCCCTGTACCCGCACATGACCGTGGCCGAGAACATGGGCTTCGCCCTGAAGATCGCCAAGATCGACGCCGCCGAACGTCGAGCCCGGGTCGAGGAGGCCGCCAAGATCCTGGACCTCACCGACTACCTGGACCGCAAGCCCAAGGCCCTGTCCGGCGGGCAGCGCCAGCGGGTGGCGATGGGCCGGGCGATCGTGCGGTCCCCGCAGGTGTTCCTGATGGACGAGCCGCTGTCGAACCTGGACGCGAAGCTGCGGGTGCAGACCCGCACCCAGATCGCCTCGCTGACCCGCCGGCTGGGGGTCACCACGGTGTACGTCACCCACGACCAGGTCGAGGCGATGACGATGGGCGATCGGGTGGCGGTGCTCAAGGACGGGCTGCTGATGCAGGTCGACACCCCGCGCAGGCTTTACGACCGGCCGGCCACGGAGTTCGTGGCCGGGTTCATCGGGTCGCCTGCGATGAACCTCTTCCGGGTGCCGGTCACCGAGGCCGGGGCCCAGTTGGGCACGGTGCGGATTCCGCTGACAGGCGCCCAGCGGTCGGCCGT carries:
- a CDS encoding ABC transporter ATP-binding protein, which gives rise to MSAVTYDHVTCQYPGAERPSVSDLNLQIAEGEFLVLVGPSGCGKSTTLRMLAGLEEVTGGRILIGDRDVTDVPSRDRDIAMVFQNYALYPHMTVAENMGFALKIAKIDAAERRARVEEAAKILDLTDYLDRKPKALSGGQRQRVAMGRAIVRSPQVFLMDEPLSNLDAKLRVQTRTQIASLTRRLGVTTVYVTHDQVEAMTMGDRVAVLKDGLLMQVDTPRRLYDRPATEFVAGFIGSPAMNLFRVPVTEAGAQLGTVRIPLTGAQRSAVTGSQVSVGIRPEDLHRASEGTGLPIVADVVEELGADAFVYGHLAPVTAANTIVPVDATTGTADDPTTHEFIVRVEGRTPPRAGTTIWVAPDLEHVHLFDAATGRRLPD